The Haliotis asinina isolate JCU_RB_2024 chromosome 2, JCU_Hal_asi_v2, whole genome shotgun sequence genomic interval TCCTTTTATACCCTATAGAATCATTCTACACGTGAAATTGAAACAAATacttcttgaatattgctacattTCGGCGACTGATATTGCTATGTGTAGACAAAAAATGGAAAACTGTTACTTTGCAAGCaaaaatgtaataaaaaatAACGTTTCCTAAAAacgttttcattgttgaaaacaCGTTGTACTTGtttttttctgcttttttcagtaatgcaaatcagcagaaaatgtttcaaaagaCTGAAACCATAGGAATGATTCTTTTACCACTTTATACACTCTACAACAGCTGTTTCGTGTTTGAATAGTTGTTGGTTTATATTAGCATGTGGGTAAACAGAACAATTTAATTCTGATAAAGATGCATTTCACTTAAATATGACTGCAACTGAGAAATTGTTTTCGTGATTTGTGTAAGGCTGTGTTGTAAAGCCTCCTTTAGAACAGACACCTTCCAACTATTGATAATTAtcgaacaaaacactgaactaGAAAAGGTGTTGCATCAATCCACATATCTCCAAAATATTAGACAAACCTGAAGACATCATGTTCGTGATATAGATTTCATGTGCAATTTCTGGACTGTCAAATGCATTTAATAACAACTATTGTATATTGATTCTTAAACTGAACCAAACATCTGTTGTGCATCATATCAATATATGTCCAAGCTGAGAACATTATGTACAGATGCTACAATTTTGAACAGAGattgttttttaaacaaaaatatgaataagCTTGGTCAAATTGGAGAATACATAAATGAGTCATTTTACCTTCAGAAAGCATGAATTGACACCAATTAGCATCTAATTTCAAATGATCCAGGGAGAGCAAATAGGTCTAGACAAAAGTTTGATGGAAACGAAACGGAGGAAGCAACAGTAGATGGAGTTGGAAGGCTCAGTGTGGGCCCCGGGTTAGGGAGGTTGCGTCTTACGACCATTCTGGTCACAACAAATGTATAATACTcagtgaaatgctgatcataatcaaaacgtCAGACCATCTCTATGATGCTTTGCAGAATCTATGTCCTAATTGTTTGTAAAACCATTGTTTAGCAAACTGTtaattaaaccccatttcactaTATGCATCATGGCGTCATGATGGAGTCCCGACATGAACCTGACTTTATAAGAAAAAGGAAACAAGCGAATAAGACGGAATCTCAATACCTTGCCCAATCGTATGGAGACAGAAACACCTCGACATGAGCCCACGGACGCCTCAGGTACTTCAGTAATTTCCATGTAGATTGCCCGAGTCCGATTCTAGTAAGAATTCACACCTTGTATCACTATATCCCTGAAAGCGACCGTAAACATTGCTTCGTCTACGCTAACCCGTTTCTAGTACTTCACTCTAAGTGATCACTTGACTGAGCATTGTTGTATGCCTCGTTCAGCAATATATAGGACATTTCACTGCGatacaaatgcatgtgtgaacTAACCGTGGGCGTGACGAGCTACAATTTGTAACAACATACTTTGTAACAACATATCTGGGCTACAACATATACAGAATGTCTTGAGGTCCTTCTGATCGCTCTCACGCCATGTTTTGTGACCTGACGCGAAATACAAACTGGGAATTTCATGTCGCATTCTTGCCCTTATAGGATGAACATATTTGCATTTAATTAATAATTTACTCTTATCAAAGGGGTACACAATGTACGCAGTCATGACTagcagttgtccgacttccatgtTGGTGGAAGTCATCGTGGCTGCCTTTGtgcgctggcgattaggtgcctcacTCTAAGAgtgcgagttcgaatcccggattgcACTCCAAAAAAGTactggaatttgtactttactaagaaagtgtaatcccaaatgtgacattactttctaaatggcattgcgtAATCATATTCCCAGAGAAGGTCCACTGACAACTTGAGTTGTATCTTATATAAATATGTTGGCCAAGAAACGACATTACTTAGTGAGGTAATGAATGCGTTGgggtttacaccgcttttagcactattactgcagggaacaccagaattgggTTGTACACAAGGTACCTAAGTGTTgaatagaacccgggcctttagagtgacgagggaacgctttacccactaggctatcccacagcCCCCGACATAGTGGAGTGTCCACATCTCTTACAGACATAGCGGAGTGTCCACATCTCTTATAGATACAGCGGAGTGTCCACATCTCTTATAGACACAGCGGAGTGTCCACATCTCTTACAGACATAGCGGAGTGTCCACATCTCTTACAGAGAGAGACGATGGCATGCACATACatgtgatagtgagtgagtgagtttagttttacgccgcactcaacaatattgtagctatatggcagcggtctgcaaataatcgaatctggacctgacaatacagtaatcaacagcatgtgcatcgatctatgcaattgggaaccgatgacatgtgtcaaccaagtcagcgagccagatcCCCCGATTCCCTAagttgcctctcacgacaagcatagtcgctttttatggcattTATGGGCTAGGCCTATTCTATCCGAGCTTCACGGGTCTACACATATATTAAGAGAATACATTTTAGCTGGAAATAGCAGCAAATTAGGAATTATAGTGTCATGTGATTCCAGTGATATGGTTCGATGGATAATATTTCTACTGTTATATTCTTGAGAAAGGATGTGGATCTGGATCCGCCCATGCATGCTTAATTATAAGTAGTATAACGTGCGACATTGTCAGAGAATTGATAACATGTGGCAGCaatgctgaaattaatttatTACCAATattgtttcacaaacaaatggCAAAACCTATGGAAGGTACtgttttacaaatgtattatattATTTGCTTTATCCTATAATACAGCTTGTACCTTGATTGTGTGCTGCCATAAGCTAAAAAATAACGTAACGTAAGATATGTATCTTCTATATTTGATTATTAAAAGCGCTTGAGGACACTATCTCCATGTTCTTCGTACGAAGCTTTAGTGAGGAACTCGTTCTTCACAAATTCCTGATCAGCAGCTAACATAGACCCGCCTTTCCATGCCGCATATCTCCATTTAGGCGAGGTAACATTGATATCCTGGTTTGTACCTGCCGTGTTCAGTTCCTCCTCCAGCCTCGCCTTGATGCCTGGGATCTCTGCAGTACCTCCTGATAGGATTATGTTCGAGTAGAGAAGAGGTCGCACATCTTCATCGGACTTGCTCACGGCATTCTGAATCAACTTATGGAGAGGATGACCATTTAAGCCAATCAGATTGGGAGCAAACAGTGCTTCTGGGCAGACGAATCTTTCCTTCCTGAGAGCTATCACAGTACCATCTTTCATCTTGAAGGTCTTCTCGGTGTTGTTTGATTCCGTGGATAATTTCTTGAACTCGTCATGTACATCGAGACTGACATAGCACAACGTTTCTTTCATTTGTTCAGCCTGATACTTCTGAGCCCAGGAGCTGAAGGAGTAGTACCTCTTCTCCAGAAGGTGTTCCAGATAGTTGGATAGACCTTTACCAGCAAGTTCCAGGACATTGATAGCTTCGTTAACCATCGTACCATTGTTGATTGGTATAACACTGGTGGAATCATATCCCGAATCCACGACTAGACCTGTTTTCAAGTTATATGAATGCAGAGCCAAAACCGGGTTGTGCCCCCAGTATAGGGCAGGCACGTCCATAGATTCAAATAATATCTGACTCAGCCTCTGTCTAGTTTCAAATGGACAGCCCACAGCTTCCGTTAGCAGAAGAGGATGCTCCTCAAGGCTGACTCCTAATTGGCTGTAGGCGTGTCTCCACACTAGCTCAATGTCATGGTCATCTGTCACCAGACCTTCCTTGATGACGCTCCGTACGTCTTCAAGATCATCTCTGCTGGCAGCGACCTCGTTGCCCACTAACGCGTCACCTGTTCCACTGGACCCCTGAAACAAAGAAAAGGTATAGTCCAAGTCCTTCTACTGGGAACGATGTTTCTTCTTATTACTTCGCACTCGTACACTGGGTATTATAAGCTACACTATTTTGCCTTTTGATACAGACAGGTTGAAACTGTTATAGCAATCCAAAGTGAAGGGAAATCACATCAAAGCTATTACTACCTTAGCAACGTATGACATCCGTTTCACAGGTTTAGAAACATATTTGATTATATGGAATAGTCCATTGGTAAATGATAAAGACGTAATGGTTCTCACTCACCACAACCTACGAAACTCATGATACTAAAGTGATAGTATCAGTTAAACATTTATACTTTGCTGGTGTACCAAATGATGTGCCTACTTCTTTTGTTAGTTGCGGTCTAATTGGTTCAAATCTGTGTCAGTTCCTGTTAGGTTTAAGGATGGAAAATTCATAGGCTTAGATGACACAGGAAGGGTGTGAGGAATGAATCCTGACCAACACACTGACTTGGTGACGATCCACTCCTGAACTGATAGTCATGTACTAAACGTTTGATATGAGGAAGATCAGCACATTTTTCATGGAAAAAAGTGCATATAAACAGATGTGTTGTCGTTGTGTTAGTTTTAGACTTTATCTGTAAAGAATTGGCATATTATGGACAACctttgtggataacaatttctatATTTCGTGAATGCGACGTCCTTGTTCTCATAGTCAGTGTTCTGCGGGTATTTCTGGCTGTGATTTACCGTACTTTGCTTTTTTCAGTGTAAGCATGTACCTTATTTGCTGAAACATGCTTTTGAAAATGATTTAGTTGGCTGTAACTTTTACTACTTTCTGTTACACGGTTAGCTTAAGCATGTAAAATTAACATGATCTTTTTCTGCTGAACACGCTTGGTTAGTGCGTAAGCTCATCACGTACTGATTGTGCAAAAATGTGCCTCGAAGATTACACTTGTCGGGCATTTAGATAGTGCTTGTTAATTCAGATTCAGACAGCCAAAATACGGTCGAGTATGAAGAAGTGCCCTTCTAAAAAATCCATGGAATGTTCAAACTGTAGTGGAAACTATTGCGAGCTAAAAAGCTGTAATAAAAATGGGGAGATGCAAAATGTCAAAGTTCTCAATAAAGATACCATACAAAAAGTCATGGAAAACAGTAAGTTGCTATCTAAAAGTTGAATACATCTCCTTGCTCAGTTAGGCCCTAGGTAAACGATTTACGGGTATTTCTGGACGAAAAGGCCAATTGTTTGAGGCTGTTAGCGTTTTCCTGAATGTGACATCTTCATTTATTCCTCGAAACCATCCACGGTAGTACATCAGAcataattacacacacacacacacacacacacaca includes:
- the LOC137272234 gene encoding actin-1-like — its product is MAATPVVLYNGSYEIKGGFAGNDSPAVVFKTLVAGSRGSSGTGDALVGNEVAASRDDLEDVRSVIKEGLVTDDHDIELVWRHAYSQLGVSLEEHPLLLTEAVGCPFETRQRLSQILFESMDVPALYWGHNPVLALHSYNLKTGLVVDSGYDSTSVIPINNGTMVNEAINVLELAGKGLSNYLEHLLEKRYYSFSSWAQKYQAEQMKETLCYVSLDVHDEFKKLSTESNNTEKTFKMKDGTVIALRKERFVCPEALFAPNLIGLNGHPLHKLIQNAVSKSDEDVRPLLYSNIILSGGTAEIPGIKARLEEELNTAGTNQDINVTSPKWRYAAWKGGSMLAADQEFVKNEFLTKASYEEHGDSVLKRF